The Perca fluviatilis chromosome 24, GENO_Pfluv_1.0, whole genome shotgun sequence genome has a window encoding:
- the LOC120554056 gene encoding sodium/potassium-transporting ATPase subunit alpha-1 produces MGLGRGKDEYKLAATSDGGDKKTKKAQAKKDMDDLKKEVDLDDHKLTLDELHRKYGTDLTRGLSNSRAKEILARDGPNALTPPPTTPEWVKFCKQLFGGFSMLLWIGAILCFLAYSIQAVSEDEPANDNLYLGVVLSAVVIITGCFSYYQEAKSSKIMDSFKNLVPQQALVIRDGEKKSINAEEVVVGDLVEVKGGDRIPADLRVVSAHGCKVDNSSLTGESEPQTRTPDFSNDNPLETRNIAFFSTNCVEGTARGVVINTGDRTVMGRIACLASSLEGGKTPIAKEIEHFIHIITGVAVFLGVSFFILSLILGYGWLEAVIFLIGIIVANVPEGLLATVTVCLTLTAKRMAKKNCLVKNLEAVETLGSTSTICSDKTGTLTQNRMTVAHMWFDNQIHEADTTENQSGASFDKSSTTWAALARIAGLCNRAVFLAEQTNVPILKRDVAGDASEAALLKCIELCCGSVRGMRDKYPNIAEIPFNSTNKYQLSIHKNSTPGETKHLLVMKGAPERILDRCSTIMMNGKEQPLDEELKDAFQNAYVELGGLGERVLGFCHFNLPDDQFPEGFDFDADEVNFPTENLCFIGLMSMIDPPRAAVPDAVGKCRSAGIKVIMVTGDHPITAKAIAKGVGIISEGNETVEDIAARLNVPVSEVNPRDAKACVIHGGELKDMSPELLDDVLQHHTEIVFARTSPQQKLIIVEGCQRQGAIVAVTGDGVNDSPALKKADIGVAMGIAGSDVSKQAADMILLDDNFASIVTGVEEGRLIFDNLKKSIAYTLTSNIPEISPFLLFIIANIPLPLGTVTILCIDLGTDMVPAISLAYEEAESDIMKRQPRNPKTDKLVNERLISIAYGQIGMMQAVAGFFTYFVILAENGFLPMDLLGIRMLWDNKYVNDLEDSYGQQWTYERRKIVEFTCHTAFFTSIVVVQWADLIICKTRRNSILQQGMKNRVLIFGLFEETALAAFLSYCPGMDVALRMYPLKPSWWFCAFPYSLLIFLYDEARRYILRRNPGGWVEQETYY; encoded by the exons ATGGGGCTGGGA AGAGGAAAAGATGAGTACAAACTGGCGGCAACTTCGGACGGTGGGGACAAGAAAACGAAGAAAGCCCAAGCAAAGAAGGATATGGATGATTTGAAGAAAGAAGTTGACCTG gATGACCACAAGTTAACCTTGGATGAACTTCACAGAAAATATGGAACCGACCTAACCAGG GGTCTTTCCAACAGCAGAGCAAAAGAGATCCTGGCCCGAGATGGCCCAAACGCCCTCACGCCTCCTCCCACAACGCCTGAATGGGTCAAGTTCTGTAAACAG CTGTTTGGTGGTTTCTCCATGCTGCTGTGGATTGGTGCGATCCTCTGCTTCCTCGCTTACAGCATCCAGGCTGTCTCAGAAGATGAACCGGCCAACGATAAC CTGTACCTGGGTGTGGTGCTTTCCGCTGTCGTCATCATCACTGGTTGCTTCTCCTACTACCAAGAGGCCAAGAGCTCCAAGATCATGGACTCCTTCAAGAACCTGGTCCCACAG CAAGCCCTGGTCATCCGTGACGGCGAGAAGAAGAGCATCAACGCTGAGGAGGTGGTGGTCGGAGATTTGGTGGAGGTGAAAGGTGGAGACAGGATCCCCGCTGATCTTAGAGTCGTCTCTGCTCACGGCTGCAAG GTGGACAACTCCTCTCTGACTGGTGAATCCGAGCCTCAGACTCGTACTCCCGACTTCTCCAACGACAACCCTTTGGAAACCAGGAACATTGCTTTCTTCTCCACCAACTGTGTTGAAG GTACTGCCAGAGGAGTCGTCATCAACACCGGAGACCGTACTGTCATGGGTCGTATCGCCTGCCTGGCTTCTAGTCTGGAGGGTGGCAAAACTCCCATTGCCAAAGAGATTGAGCACTTTATCCACATCATTACGGGCGTGGCGGTCTTCCTGGGTGTTTCCTTCTTCATCCTCTCACTCATCCTTGGGTATGGCTGGCTGGAGGCCGTCATCTTCCTCATCGGTATCATTGTCGCCAACGTGCCAGAGGGTCTCCTGGCTACTGTCACT GTGTGTCTGACCCTGACCGCTAAGCGTATGGCGAAGAAGAACTGCCTGGTGAAGAACTTGGAAGCTGTCGAGACCCTGGGCTCCACCTCCACCATCTGCTCCGACAAGACCGGCACCCTGACCCAGAACAGGATGACCGTGGCCCACATGTGGTTCGACAACCAGATCCACGAGGCCGACACCACAGAGAACCAGAGTGGGGCCTCCTTTGACAAGAGCTCTACCACCTGGGCTGCCCTGGCCAGAATCGCCGGACTCTGCAACCGTGCCGTCTTCCTGGCAGAGCAGACCAACGTCCCCATCCTGAAG AGGGATGTAGCTGGTGATGCCTCAGAAGCTGCCTTGCTGAAGTGTATTGAGCTGTGCTGTGGATCCGTTCGCGGCATGAGAGACAAATACCCCAATATTGCTGAGATCCCCTTCAACTCCACCAACAAATACCAG CTCTCCATCCACAAGAATTCAACTCCTGGAGAGACCAAGCACCTGCTGGTGATGAAAGGTGCCCCAGAGAGGATTCTGGACCGCTGCTCCACCATCATGATGAACGGCAAGGAGCAGCCTCTGGACGAAGAGCTGAAAGACGCTTTCCAGAATGCCTACGTTGAGCTGGGAGGACTTGGAGAGAGAGTTCTGG GTTTCTGCCATTTCAACCTGCCTGATGACCAGTTCCCAGAGGGCTTTGATTTTGACGCTGATGAGGTGAACTTCCCCACTGAAAACCTGTGCTTCATCGGCCTCATGTCCATGATCGACCCTCCTCGTGCCGCTGTGCCTGATGCTGTCGGCAAATGCAGGAGCGCTGGAATCAAG GTTATCATGGTCACAGGTGACCATCCCATCACAGCCAAGGCTATTGCTAAAGGTGTGGGTATCATCTCTGAAGGCAACGAGACAGTTGAAGACATTGCTGCCCGCTTGAATGTACCAGTCTCAGAAGTCAACCCCAG GGATGCCAAGGCCTGCGTTATCCACGGGGGTGAGCTGAAAGACATGAGCCCAGAGCTGCTTGACGATGTGCTGCAACACCACACTGAAATCGTCTTCGCCAGAACCTCCCCTCAGCAGAAACTTATCATTGTGGAAGGTTGCCAAAGACAG GGAGCCATTGTGGCTGTGACAGGTGATGGTGTGAACGACTCTCCAGCTCTGAAGAAGGCCGACATTGGTGTCGCCATGGGGATCGCTGGATCTGACGTCTCCAAGCAGGCCGCTGACATGATCCTGCTCGACGACAACTTTGCCTCCATCGTTACTGGAGTGGAAGAAG GCCGTCTGATCTTTGACAACTTGAAGAAGTCCATCGCCTACACTCTAACCAGTAACATTCCTGAGATTTCacccttcctcctcttcatcatcgcCAACATCCCTCTGCCCCTGGGAACCGTCACCATCCTCTGTATTGACCTGGGAACTGACATG GTCCCTGCCATCTCCCTGGCGTATGAAGAAGCTGAGAGTGACATCATGAAGAGACAGCCAAGAAACCCCAAAACCGACAAACTGGTGAACGAAAGGCTCATCAGCATAGCCTACGGACAGATCG GTATGATGCAGGCCGTGGCTGGCTTCTTCACATACTTTGTGATCCTGGCTGAAAATGGTTTCCTCCCCATGGACCTGCTGGGGATCAGAATGCTTTGGGACAACAAATATGTAAATGACCTGGAAGACAGCTATGGACAGCAGTGG ACATACGAGCGCAGAAAGATCGTAGAGTTCACATGTCACACAGCTTTCTTCACTAGTATTGTGGTGGTCCAGTGGGCCGATCTGATCATCTGTAAGACCAGGAGGAACTCCATCCTGCAACAAGGAATGAA GAACCGTGTCCTCATCTTTGGTCTATTTGAGGAAACAGCTCTGGCTGCCTTCCTGTCATATTGCCCGGGCATGGACGTTGCCCTCAGAATGTATCCTCTCAA GCCATCTTGGTGGTTCTGTGCCTTCCCCTACTCCCTCCTCATCTTCCTGTACGACGAAGCCAGAAGATATATCCTCAGACGCAACCCAGGCG GTTGGGTGGAACAGGAGACATACTACTGA